CGGCCGTCTTCGACGCCGGACGGCGCCTCACCGAGCTGCGCCTATCGCTGCAGCAAGCCGGACCGGCACTGCGCAAGGACATCGGCACCATCGAGCCGACCGACGCCAGGCCCCTGCTGCAGGTCAACGAGTGCCTGCGCGCCCTGACCTTCTCCCTGCCGCAGACCCTTCGCGAGGCACGACAGCGCGCCGAGCTGGTCGCCGACCAGGCCTCCACCCTGCTCTACAGCGTCGAAGCGGTCGGATCCTGCGTCCGCGCCCAGGTCACCGGCCGACGATGGCTGGCCGCGCACTGGAACGACGACGAGACCCACCAGTCCTGGCACAGGGTCGACCGGCTCGACCACTCGCGCATCGGGCCTCTCCTCGCCCTTGGGGAGACCGCTCTGGACCTGCTGACCCGACCAGCAGCGCTCGCTGCGATGTCGGCGCCCCAGCCGGCGGTGACGCAGTCCGCCAGCCGCTCACACGCCCTGGCCTGAGCGCTTCCTCACCCCATCTGCCGATTCAGCCGTCCACACCCGACAAGGGGAGCCATTGCCATGCCCAAGCACCGTCAGCCCACCCCGGCCACCCGTCGAGCGCGACCCGCCCTGGTCACCCTCGGAGCGCTCACGCTCCTGTGCACCGCCACCGGCGTCGCACTGGCCGCAACGAACGCCGCCGAGCCGTCACCGATTCCCTCGACGGTGGCGACGACGGTCGCGCCGACGCGTGACGCGACTGAACAACCCACCGCAACGACGACGAGCGCCCCCACGAGCAACCAGACCGACACCCCGGCCAACCCGGCCAACCCGGCCACCTCGGCCACCTCGGCCACCCCGGCCACCCCGGCCACCCCGAGGACGCAGGCCGGCGACGGCCAGACATGGCTGTCCGGCGCCTCCGGCGACGGTGCTGCCGACGGAACCCTCGGCCGGTGGCGCAGTGACCCCGTCGGCATCGTCGGCACCTGGGCCGACCAGGGCGACAACCAGACCCAGCTGTACGCCATCGCCCCCGGCGGGGAGGTCGCCGACTTCAATGGCGCGATCGACATCGCCCCCGGTGGCCTGCTCGAGGGCGACACCTGGGCCGCGGCCGCCACCGGCTCCTACGACGACCGCTGGCGACAGTCCTTGACGCGGATGGCGGCGCTGCGCGCCGGCAAGGGCACCACCTACATCCGGCCCTTCCACGAGTTCAACCTCGGCGGCGCCTACCCCTGGGCTGTCACCCCCGACCAGGCCAGCGACTTCACCACCGCCTGGAAGCGGTACCGCGCCATCCAGCAGCACGTGTTCCCCGATGCCAAGCTCGTCTACGGCGTCAACGTCACCAGCTCGGGCACCGACCTGGACTGGCGCACCACGTGGCCCGGCGCAGGGCAGGCTGACGTCCTGGGCGTCGACTCCTACAACGGCTGGCCGACCATCACGACGGCGGCCGAATTCGACAAGCAGCTCGACGCCCGAGGCGCCGATGGCATTCCCGTCGGGCTGAACGCCTACAGCGACCAGGCCAAGACGTGGGGCGTCCCTCTGGCGGTCCCGGAGTGGTCCGGCCGCGCCGAGATGGGCGACGAGCCCGCGTACGTGACGGGGATGGTCGACTGGTTCGCCGAGCACGCCGGTCACGGACCGGGCCAGCTCGTCTACGAGATCCTCTTCAATGCCCCGCAGGACGACGGGAACTTCCAGCTTTTCGCTGACGACTCGAGGATGCCCGCGTCTGCACAGGCGTACGTCGACGCGGTCGCGTCCACCGAGGCGGGCCGCGCAGCCGACGACTCCTCGTCATCGGGTGAGTCGACCGCGGAGCAGAACGAGGACCCGCAGCCGGCGCCCTCCACGGCCGGGACCGCCACCGCGACTACCGAGCCGAGCCGGCCGATGAAGGACGCGGACACTCCCGCTTCGCAGGCCGACGTCGACGAGCTCGTGGCGCGGCTTGACGTGCTTTTGGACCGTCTCGAGCAAACTTGACACCTCGCACGATCGTCCTAGGTGTCGGTGGCCGGGGCAAGCATCGCGCCCGTGGCCGGAGGGATGGCGAAGGAGAGTGCACCGCTGCCCGCGTGAATTGTCGCCGCCAACACGGAGCGACGGCTCGCGGCAGAGAAGGCGATGCGCCAGCGGCGACCGCCGGGCAACCCGTTCGTGTGGGTGGTCGGCTCGGAGGCTGACTACCCGGGGATCGTGGTCGATCGTCGCCGCGTCGGTGCCGGCTGGCAGATCTACGTGGCCTAGCCCTCACCGCGGCACGAGCTGATGCAGCAGTGGCTCGATGCCGAGCAACTGCTGCCCTACGAGAGTCCGCGGGCGAGTCCGTCGGCATCGTGATGACGCCTGCAGGAGGCGCCCCCCCCGGGGGGGCCTCCGGCGCAGTCGGCGGGTTGGTGCAGCGGCTCACCGTGCGACGCCCGGGGCGCGTCCCGACGACGGTCGAGGCGGCTCACCAGCGGTGGTCCGTCGCCGAAGACCAACCACGAAGAGGGAGTGGGGTGACCGGGCGGTTGATCCAGGAGCGGCACGATCCTGCTCGGCCGGGCCCGTCACGAGAGCGGCCCAGGCACTACGCGCTGTATCGTACGACGCACCCAGGTGAGACGGACCACCGAACAGGGCAAATGCGACTCGAGCACGCGGTGTGACGAGAACCGGTCCGAGGGCGTCTAGCCCGTCCGCTCAGCGGTCGTCAACGAGACGATCTCCGGAGCATGATCTCCATCCGGTCGCGAAGATCTAACGGCCAGATGATCGATCATGCCGTCGCCGCCGCGACGAGGCATCGCAGCAGTCGCTGCCCCATAGGGCAGCCACCCAGTCGATGTCCGCCTGACGAGCAGCTCGGAAGGGGATGGGAGCCATGGGCGTAGCGATAGCTCTGTACGAGGACCAGCCCTCACAACCGCATCCCAACTCCCTGAAACGCAAGAAGCGCCTCACCCGGGCAGAGATCCGAGACAAGAACCGTCAACCGGGGGCGGTGGCCCACCTCGACGACGAGGAGACGCTGTCACGCTTCGTAGCGGACGCAAACACCCATGGGCAGCCGATGCTCTCGCGGTGGACGCCGTTCGGACGGAGCTGGTACCACCCGCCTGAGGAGGTCGCGGTGATCGCTGTTGAAGTAGCAAGGGCCCTTGCAGTCGCAGAGCCTGGAAGCGACACCGCGAGGATGTTGGAGGACCTACTCGGCTTGGCCAGGCGCGCAGTTGCCGAGGGCTTGTACATGGCGGTACTTCCGGACTAGAGCTCCCATAGCCATTGATCCGCTGCTCGCGACACCAGCGGGTAGCGCTAGCGGTCCAACCGCCGTGGATGAGGGCGATGGTGAAGTTCGATAAGCGATCCCCATCCGTACTCTCCCGACGAGATGCCGAGTCGCGCAGTGGGTCACGCCGCGAGGTCGAGCCCACGGAGCGCCTCACGCAACTGCTTCAGGTGAGCCGCTGGTGCTTCGACCATCGGAGAGCGCACCGCGGCGTGCGCAATCACCCCAGCTGCCACTAGGGCTGCCTTGGCCATCACCGCCGGCGGTGAGGTCCGCAGCAGGGCCTCAGCCAGTGCCACCTGTGCCGCTGCACTACGGCGAGCTGCCGGGAGGCGACCGGCGCGCACGTCAGCGATCAGAGCGGCGTTGCGGTCGGCGACCACGTTGCCGGTGACACTGAGGACGCCGGTGGCGCCGCAGGCCAGGTACGCCAGGTTCAGCTCGTCGATACCGCAGTAGTACGCCAGCGATGTGCTGGCCATGACGGCCATGGCTTCATGCAGGTCCCCCCTGGCGTCCTTAATGCCCAGGATCCGGGGATGAGCAGCGAGCTCGACCAAGGTGGAGCGCTCCAACGTCGTGCCGGTGCGCGCAGGCACGTCGTAGAGCATCACCGGTAGGTCAGCAGCGTCGGCAACAGCTCGACAGTGGGCGGCGATGCCGGCCTGGGAAGGGCGGGAGTAGTAGGGGCAGACCAGCAGCAGCGCATCGGCACCGACCTCGCGCAGTCCGTGAGCCCGCCCGACCGTGGCCGCCGTGTCGGGCGTGCCAACCCCGGCGATCACTCGGGCACGTCCCGCCGTGATCGAGGACACCAGCCCGACAAGCGCGTCATGCTCATCAGGGCGCAGCGTGGGCGCCTCACCGGTGGTCCCACCGACCACCACACCGTCGCAGCCAGCGGCTACCAAGTGCTCCACCAGTGCCGCCGTACTCGCCTCGTCGATGGCGCCGCCGGGCAGCATCGGCGTCACCATCGCCACCAGGTTGCGTCCGAAGGCCGTGGCAGCGTCCGTCAAGGTCACGCGGTGATCGTGACGGTGGACGACTGCGCGCGTACAGCGATGCCTTCTTGACATCACTGATGAAATCCTCTTCATGATCGATGTGGGCGCCTTGCGGTCACTGCGGACGGTCGCGGCCGTGGGCACGCTGGCAAAGGCTGCTGAGGAGCTGGCCTTCACTCCCTCCGCGGTCTCCCAGCAGATCAAGCGCTTGGAGCGGGAGGTCGGCGTGGCGCTGTTGGCGCCGGCTGGCCGGGGGGTGGTCCTGACCGCCGCTGGCCGGGCGCTGGTGGAGTCCTCCGCGGAGGTCTTCGATGCGCTGGAGCGTTGCCAGGCGTCTGCGAGGTCGGTCGCGGAGGGCACCGCCACAGGTGTTGTGAGGCTGGCGGCGTTCTCCACCGCCATCAGGGGTCTGCTGGCCCCGGCGCTGCCCGGCCTGTACGCGTCCCGTCCGCAGCTGAGCGTCCACATCACTGAGGCCGACCCCGAGGCGGCGCTTCACGGGGTGGACTCTGGACGTCAGGACCTGGCCCTGGTGCACGACGCCGATGGCGTCCTCCCGCTGCTTCCGCCATCGGTCAGCCACCTGCGGGTGCACCTCGACGCCGGCGACGTCGTCGTCCCGGGCGGACATCCCCTTGCGGCTCTGCGACGCCCCCTGGGGGATGAAGACCTCGTGGGCTGGTCATGGGTGACCAGCCCCCTGGGCACCGTGTGCCACGCCTGGTTTCGCAGGCTCATGGCCAGGTCCCCCCACGAGCCCGACGTGCGTCACCTGGTGGATGACTTCTCTACCCAGCTGGCCCTGGTCGCTGAGGACGGGGTGCTCGCGCTGCTTCCGCGTCTGGCTCGTCCAGCGCTACCCCGGGGGCTGGCGGTGTGTGAGCTGGAGCGCCCTCCTGTGCGTGAGGTGCACGCGGTGTGGCGTCGCAGCGCGGAAGAAAGCCCGTCGTTGCAGGCCGTCTTGGAGGCGCTTACGACGTCGGCATTGACATCGGTGTCGTAGGCGGCCGCGTCCAGGTCGTCGGCCTGCCAATCCGTGGCTCCGTAGCGGTCAGATCTCCACGGTGAACCCGAGGTCGATGTCGCAGGCTGCATGACCACCGCGCAGGCCCCAGTTCTCGGTGTCGCTCTCCCGCAGGAGCACCGTGACGTGATCGGCGGGAATGCCGAACGGAGTCAGGCGGGTCACCACCTCCTTGTACAGGCGGCGCTTGGCTTCGGTGGAGCGTCCGCTGAAGCAGTCAATGGTGACCAGCGTGTAGCGCTCGGGCTGCTCGAGTCGGGGTGGGACGGCGAAGCGGTGCGGCTCGTGAACGACCAAGCGGACGTGCTTGTCGCCCGGCGGGATGGCGAAGGCCGCGATGAGGGCGTCCTGGACGGCATCGATGATGCCGACCTCCTCACCCACCTCATAGCGGCGGCGGACGTCGATCTGCGAGCTGGGCACCGCTGCAGCCTCACAGTCCCGCTGCTCTCGATCAAGACGCTTGCGTGAGAAACGTGCCTGCTCGGCGGTGCACTGACCGATCCCATCTGCGACGAGCGGCGGCCTCGAGCGCGAGGGCGCCGCGACTTGCCTGTGGGCGGGCGGTCAGCAGTCGTCAGCGAGACGCTGACCGCGTTCCGCTTATCACCGGCAGTCCAGGGAGAGCTGCCAGCCAAGCTCGCGCAGTCCGATGCGTGCCGCCACGCGCCGTGAGGCCGGTGGCCGAGCCCGCCACTGCAGCAGCAGGCCATGGCGGGAGGCCTCGATGGCTGCTGCGGCAGCCACGAGGGGCGCGAGGTGCTGACCGCGCACCTCGGCGGCGGTCAGGACGCTGAGATGTGCGACGGCTTTGCCGGTGCCAGTGTCGCCGAGCTCATCCACCCGGCTCTCGTCACCAGCAGCCCAGCGCCGGTAGCCGGCCGCGGCGACGACCCCGGTAGGTCCGTGAGCGACGGCGATGCGGGAGGTCACCTCGGCCATGCCCGACTCGGCGCCCTCGGAGGGGTCGGTGCGCCTGAGGAGCGCGGTGAGTTCCTCGGCGCCTGGAGGCAAGAGCTCGACCTGGCCTGGAAGGGCCCGGCTGATGACGTCGGCGCCGGTGCCGTAGCTGAGGTGGGCGGGGCCGAGGTGCTGGTGCGCGCCAACCCAGCCGTACCAGTGGGTCTCGTCTCGGACCTGCGCCAGGTCCAGGCCGCCCAGGTGCTCGCGGATGGAAGCAGCGGTTGCGGCGTCGGGGACGGTGGTCAGGCTCTGCCCATCCACGACGACGATGCCGACCCACCCAGGTGGCGCGATCGCCGACCGCGGTGCGATGACCGGATCCAGCCCTGTCGACGAGAAGGCAGCCACGGGGACGCCAGCCTGGTGGGCCCACAGCCGACGTGCGCGTCGGACAAGGTCGACGACGGGATCATGCGAG
The nucleotide sequence above comes from Quadrisphaera sp. RL12-1S. Encoded proteins:
- a CDS encoding glycoside hydrolase family 26 protein, with the translated sequence MPKHRQPTPATRRARPALVTLGALTLLCTATGVALAATNAAEPSPIPSTVATTVAPTRDATEQPTATTTSAPTSNQTDTPANPANPATSATSATPATPATPRTQAGDGQTWLSGASGDGAADGTLGRWRSDPVGIVGTWADQGDNQTQLYAIAPGGEVADFNGAIDIAPGGLLEGDTWAAAATGSYDDRWRQSLTRMAALRAGKGTTYIRPFHEFNLGGAYPWAVTPDQASDFTTAWKRYRAIQQHVFPDAKLVYGVNVTSSGTDLDWRTTWPGAGQADVLGVDSYNGWPTITTAAEFDKQLDARGADGIPVGLNAYSDQAKTWGVPLAVPEWSGRAEMGDEPAYVTGMVDWFAEHAGHGPGQLVYEILFNAPQDDGNFQLFADDSRMPASAQAYVDAVASTEAGRAADDSSSSGESTAEQNEDPQPAPSTAGTATATTEPSRPMKDADTPASQADVDELVARLDVLLDRLEQT
- the dapA gene encoding 4-hydroxy-tetrahydrodipicolinate synthase; the encoded protein is MTDAATAFGRNLVAMVTPMLPGGAIDEASTAALVEHLVAAGCDGVVVGGTTGEAPTLRPDEHDALVGLVSSITAGRARVIAGVGTPDTAATVGRAHGLREVGADALLLVCPYYSRPSQAGIAAHCRAVADAADLPVMLYDVPARTGTTLERSTLVELAAHPRILGIKDARGDLHEAMAVMASTSLAYYCGIDELNLAYLACGATGVLSVTGNVVADRNAALIADVRAGRLPAARRSAAAQVALAEALLRTSPPAVMAKAALVAAGVIAHAAVRSPMVEAPAAHLKQLREALRGLDLAA
- a CDS encoding LysR family transcriptional regulator, with product MIDVGALRSLRTVAAVGTLAKAAEELAFTPSAVSQQIKRLEREVGVALLAPAGRGVVLTAAGRALVESSAEVFDALERCQASARSVAEGTATGVVRLAAFSTAIRGLLAPALPGLYASRPQLSVHITEADPEAALHGVDSGRQDLALVHDADGVLPLLPPSVSHLRVHLDAGDVVVPGGHPLAALRRPLGDEDLVGWSWVTSPLGTVCHAWFRRLMARSPHEPDVRHLVDDFSTQLALVAEDGVLALLPRLARPALPRGLAVCELERPPVREVHAVWRRSAEESPSLQAVLEALTTSALTSVS
- a CDS encoding tautomerase family protein; the encoded protein is MPSSQIDVRRRYEVGEEVGIIDAVQDALIAAFAIPPGDKHVRLVVHEPHRFAVPPRLEQPERYTLVTIDCFSGRSTEAKRRLYKEVVTRLTPFGIPADHVTVLLRESDTENWGLRGGHAACDIDLGFTVEI
- a CDS encoding GNAT family N-acetyltransferase, giving the protein MGADDLHAAADPGDDGSHDPVVDLVRRARRLWAHQAGVPVAAFSSTGLDPVIAPRSAIAPPGWVGIVVVDGQSLTTVPDAATAASIREHLGGLDLAQVRDETHWYGWVGAHQHLGPAHLSYGTGADVISRALPGQVELLPPGAEELTALLRRTDPSEGAESGMAEVTSRIAVAHGPTGVVAAAGYRRWAAGDESRVDELGDTGTGKAVAHLSVLTAAEVRGQHLAPLVAAAAAIEASRHGLLLQWRARPPASRRVAARIGLRELGWQLSLDCR